A window of the Sabethes cyaneus chromosome 1, idSabCyanKW18_F2, whole genome shotgun sequence genome harbors these coding sequences:
- the LOC128737956 gene encoding FAU ubiquitin-like and ribosomal protein S30, with protein sequence MQLHIRGLNTHVLDVQPQETISEIKVKLAALENVEDAEQLVLSCEGAILGTEALVGSLSSVELDLTIPLLGGKVHGSLARAGKVKGQTPKVEKKEKKKKRTGRAKRRIQYNRNFSNAVQAFGRRRGPNANST encoded by the exons ATGCAGTTGCATATTCGAGGTCTCAACACACACGTCCTGGACGTTCAGCCCCAGGAAACTATCAGCGAAATCAAG GTAAAACTTGCCGCTTTGGAAAATGTAGAAGACGCCGAACAGCTGGTGCTGTCCTGCGAGGGTGCCATCCTCGGTACCGAAGCCCTAGTTGGCTCTCTGTCGTCCGTCGAACTGGATCTGACCATTCCGCTGCTCGGAGGTAAAGTGCACGGTTCGTTGGCTCGTGCCGGTAAGGTCAAGGGTCAAACCCCGAAGGTCGAGAAgaaggagaaaaagaagaagcgcACCGGTCGTGCCAAGCGTCGCATCCAGTACAACCGTAACTTCTCGAATGCCGTGCAGGCCTTCGGACGACGACGTGGACCAAACGCGAACTCGACGTAA